The Ostrinia nubilalis chromosome 24, ilOstNubi1.1, whole genome shotgun sequence DNA window TTCTATTTTCCTTTAGCCAGAAGACTCGACCGACTACAACCAAGATACCTTGCACTTCGCGGCAACCCTAATCCATGACAAGGAGGAATGCAAAAAGTACTTCGCAGAAATCGGTTCTTTGGATCATGTCATTGACAAGTACATGATCTGCACTTTAGAGGGCGGAAACATCGACTCGAAGGGGGAGCAGATACTGAAAAGCAGGCCAGTAGCTGATGGGTGCACTCCTAACATTGAAAGGTTGAAGCATGGTGATATTGAAGTAAGATTATCATACTATTATTACTATATGTAAACTCTAGCATAATAAGTTCTTATAATGTtcttattttaatgaataaattattattatgtttgtacgctttggagctcacgggtcagaagtggcccggtcctttataaggcttgcgtggggatacagatccaacacgtagaggccgttttaagcgcaaaataatcgacaaaagtgaaagtggtgcacatgctggatctagtctctgactatatcatgggatgtagccagagaccatccccagcctgtgcacaggagctattgcagttattgaagaatggactagggttatggatgatggatggagggactggttactgggctatggatggagactacgggacacctgcctggttcatagtctcggactgaaaaaatggcaggcggtgactagccagcgactaaatgggccccccctggcgtcatgggtcgtatagaccggactgaggggcaacattggcgtctgccagctcaggggtgtagagaggtgtgctgcgctttctccggggttactcgcggcgttatgccctttaacacttccacccctggagcatatagctctagcgactccactctggccggccggttaaggcaagccagaggtgaaagtcctgcagaccctctcggattccacttcggcaagccgaagacgagggtcttgaccgactctcgggagcactcggattactggccccgtggtgtcgctactcaccaacagctcgccacaaagctgccctgcggggcttattattattattattatttgtacgctttggagctcacgggtcaaaagtggcccggtcctttataaggcttgcgtggggatacagatccaacatgtagaggccgttttaagcgcaaaataatcgacaaaagtgaaagtggtgcacatacTGGATCTAGtgtgactatatcatgggatgtagccagagaccatccccagcctgtgcacaggagctattgcagttattggagaatggactagggttatggatgaaggatggatggactggttactgggctatggatggagactacgggacacctgcctggttcatagtctctgactgaaaaaatggcaggcggtgactagccagcgactaaatgggccccccctggcgtcatgggtcgtatagaccggactgaggggcaacattggcgtctgccagctcaggggtgtagagaggtgtgctgcgctttctccggagttactcgcggcgttatgccctttaacacttccacccctggagcatatagctcttgcgactccactctggccggccggttaaggcaagccagaggtgaaagtcctgcagaccctctcggattccacttcggcaagccgaagacgagggtcttgaccgactctcgggagcactcggattaacaactggccccgtggtgtcgctactcaccaacagctcgccacaaagctgccctgcggggcccacaaagctgccctgcggggcggcttattattattattattattattacctttataaagcctggtccgtgagcacgtagaatcccgtccaatgaccccaagctacccatccctatcgctcgcgcgtaattatgttgctgtcgcgactgtgcgacgggcgcccgcagtgagtgtgcgagcgcgacagcaacataattacgcgcgagcgatagggatgggtagcttggggtcattggacgggattctacgtgctcacggaccaggctttagcactagctattatacagggtgttgatctCAATGATTAAGAAGCTTATTCTGATCaagaatcagtaaaaaaatgtacttcgaaaaaaatttaaaacgaactttaactttagttagttaaagaaaaatacctatttacactacctactttacgtggattccttcagtaggctatccgacatgataagcgagcaaTCCGCGTAGCTCAATGGTGCCGCAGTGTAAATGTATTGCAGTATTGCGAGCCACAGAACAGTCGATGTCTCACGGAAAATActcgctaaaaattccactttcgtttatatttttttggtggataatgtcataatagatcacctaaaaaatatggcgaggattgaaattaacatcctgtataatatCATACAGGTACCAGGACGATATTTTTTAGTCGCTATGCCTATGTAAACGtttcattgtttttaataattttcagtGCGAGGAGGACGAAACGGTCATCATGGATGAGACCAGAAAGACATTCTCTAAAATACTGATGagacaacaaaacaaaactagaCGACAAGGATTTTGTCAGGTgcttttacaatttttttttctgtaataccTAACTATCGTTATTACTGCTTCaagtcctgtgtagccaggatcttcaGTTTAGCCGCCAGTAAAATTTAACCACATAGATATAGGGCAGTAGGGCTggatatgtcgcaggcaaattgtatgattccgcattttacaaacggcgtcgtcagttcacaaacgctcgttgttctatgaaatgccgaagacaaattggcgactcgttcaattgatTAAATTTCGACTATACTAGTAATATATCTTGAAGTTGATAGATATCTTCGCAACGAATTTAGTCTGAAAATAAAAGCGTGTCAATAAAGAGAGAGCATTAATACTTAGCTTAAGGGTAACGCCCTGTTTGATTTCCCTCTACTGCTTGGACTGGTGAACCCACTCCTAGAcagtatgtacagtcgcggaatgaaaaggttcgtcaccttagtgtcggtttttgcttgcagtaggtactgtaagagtcaaacctgccaacataaccgtgcaagaaacagtgctgctaacatttaaataaatatgacgtttgctaacgaataaggttttgcttgtttatatttctatcccatcagtgcaatattacaaaatgtagtttttttttatttaatagataatggcaggttgaaccaacaagaaggttttagtttatcaatcataatatagttccaaaatactggactgtcctgtcgatgacattgacagtggggcgccaccgtcattaccggatcgctggttcagatttttgccatgttggaaaccatatagttgaacgatggtagcgcccccctgtcattgagtttggtgggacagttcagcgtgggtcatctatactcttcttgacaagttaaatcgtcaaacaactttgatctgaataattttgaactttactgacgaacagttaaagattattttctctaactcgagattattctgtaatatagtttcaaaaggtaatatgtgctcgtgattcgttgaaggaatcaatttgaaaactgacgaaccttttcattccgtgactgtacataccaACATATTTCTAACTGGAGAGGTAAATAGGAATATTAGTAGTTTGTGTACACCacttatatccgttgtctagtacccatagtacaagctttgattagtttgggactagaggcgcagtgtaaaaatttccaaggatatttattttaataaacttctATTAACAAGGATTTGGTATCTCCAGAACGATCACGGCGGCCCCCTAGTGACCTGGGTCGGGAGCCACGAGGTGCTTGTCGGGGTGGCATCGGTGTTCAGGGTGACCGACGACTCTTATTGCACCGGGCCCTACCTATATACGAGCACGCAATGCAACGGGGCCTTTCTGGACTGCGTTGTCAATGAGGGAGAGACGTAAgttttcgtcatcatcatcgtcaggaCTTTTGGCCTCCCCTCCAGGAGAACCCTCTTAttttactagaggcaaatgggGGATTTGATCTGCCAACCGCTGGCCAGGCGGGTTGGGTACATGtaagatttattaatttttcctaACTTTTGATTTGGTTTCTAGTTCAGATTTCTGGAAGCgagcattgtaaaaaaaacttaaacgaGAATTCTCTAGCCCcacgaaaaaataattatgccgaCATCATTTTTTTACCTTTCCACCTAATCTAACTTTATACATTGCCTAAAATCACCAAACCGTCTTTCCCATGATGATCCAAGTTATCTCTACAAGTAATAGTTATCTATTTCAGACAACAAACGTAACCCTATTCTTTTTGTTTCTAGGAGAAGAAGAGCCATTTGCGACAAGGATCCCAGCGAAAGAGGTTTTGACACGATAGAAAGGCACATATCCTGGATGAACCGTCCCGAAGGGTAAACAttctttaaatatagttttAATGTAGTGTTAGTTTTTAAGGTTGCAGTTGCTCTATCACTttaaggttgcaggaaggcgctgaatgcaggctaccaaccggccatttgGCGAGGCCTATGTCACCTATATTCAGCAGAGGACATTTAAACTTGATGTGGCTTCCATAGATTTAGAAacgttgaaaatgaaaaatatttatttattagtttgacGAACATTTGGCTCCCCCACCagtgcttcgagacaaacatcgCAAGTGTTAAGAAGGAACGCCGGAACAAATTCAGTCACCACACAGTTGTCAGTCATTTTGGTTCAATTACCTACTTCTTTAAGTACAACCCAATTGAGCTAACTGCGCATCTCCTTGGAATATTATGCGACTCGGCCTCGCACTCCTCCGgtgcgtcgatgtgacgtcacggccaccAGGTGCGCAGTAAACTCGAACGggttgtaggtaggtataatgtaTAAACAAACACTGTTATTGTTTTTcacatagtacctacctacctattttcttTCAGGCCGGCTGATAATGAAAGACTGCTGATGAGACCGCAAGCCCCGCtgaataaatattacaaatGGGACGTCACACCGAGTGCTTGaatttgatattaaattaataaattatgttaagtTTTTGACTAgtgcttttaataaataaaaatatctagataaaataggtaggtaggtaacacATTCCAGAAATAACGAATACTTAAAAAGAAAGTTAGCAAAATAATGTTCATTAACCAACTGAaaaacacattaaaaaaaaagaaaagtttcTATCAGCtcagctttataataattagtttAATGATAAACATACTAAAATCGGGCTTGCTCATGAATATCTCATCAAAATCATCGGTTTTTAAATTGACCATGAATCGAACCCAAGACCATAAGTCCAATTGGTTTGCCTCACGCAGCGTCCAATGAAAAGGGAACTACAAAAtaaccaaccgaattgagaacctcctcctttttcaAGTCGGGTTAACACCGCGTAACGCATGCGCAACACCCAAACACTATCGTGAggttagataaaaaaaatataggtatgCTGTGCGTGcgtgatttttaaattattctgtggataatattaataactacaCTTTAATGAAAATTTCAACCCGAAGTAGTAAGGCATCACCATACAAAATTGTAGTCCGATTGTGATAAAATGTCCCATGTAATAGGTAAGCAAGTGAGTGTAGATAAATGTTACTATCGTAGTGATACCAAGCGATAAGTCAGTCCAGTTTTGTTTTGTCGTTGATTGCTAGATTCTAGAAAAATAAGAGCAATATTTCATAATTGtgattaatttagtttttagttCGACTAAAGTCAGAGTGTGCTGCGAAGGAGTGTCATACAAAAAAGTAGCCCGAAAGTTTAGCATCAAGAAAAACTAAGAGAAAAACAGACTACCACAACAATCAAAATGCCGGTAACTCTCTACGGAACAATTGTGAGCCCACCGACCCGGGCCACATTGATGCTGTTAGAAATACTCGACATTACCGTTGATTTCAAAGAAATAAACTTACCCACAAGAGAACACTACAAACCTGAATATTTGGCAAAGAACCCGCTCCACACCGTTCCAATGATCGAAGACGACGGCTTTACGGTCGTAGACAGTCACGCCATCATGACTTATTTGGTTACTAAATACGGCGGCGCCAATCATTGTAATATGTATCCCCAAGAATTGAAGTTGCGAACGCTGGTTGACCAGAAACTATACTTTGACGCGTCTGTCCTCTTTCCTAGAGTTCGCAATGTGATCTATGACATTGCTCTTGGAGGTAGCAATTTAGGATCTCCGCACCCGACGCAATTTCAGTTGAAACAAATAGAAGAGGCTTATGCATTTGCTGATGCTTTTCTTCAGAAGACAAAATACATAGCAAGAGACGAACTGACTGTTGCAGATCTGTCTTGTGTGACGACGATATGCTCGCTGGATACTATAGTACCGGTCGATTATGAGAAGTATGACAAGTTATATGCGTGGTGGGATGGTTTGAAGAAAGAATCTTGGTATCAGAACAAGAACGTTCCAGGAGCGACACTGTTTAGCGATTTTATGAACAGTTTGTTGAGACGGCGCTAGCAATTTTTTCAagtccaaataaataatattataaaatactacctattttttattggtGTTTTACTTCCTTTTCTCTTTCATTTCCTGAATTGCATTATGTCAGTTATTGTTACGCACTATGGTTTATGTTGAGTGTGCAAGTGACTTCTGTCGTAGTAGCAAAGACCTCAACCACTCTACCAAATCGGTAAGTACAtacatacaggatgtcccaaaattaCCACGTCACATTGACACTAAAGGTAGCTGGGCCGaagacgcatcgaacaagcTAAATGTCCCATAGAAAAGCTTGATTAGTTTTAAAATGTAACTGATATTATTCGATAGATTTATTCGATTCGTCTTAGGCTCGTCTACCTCGAGTGTGGAGTAATTTTGGGACAGCCTGTAtaagatttaaattaaaatccaTTCCTAAAATGTTTCAAGTAATAAATGAGTGTGTTGAAGTGTAGGGGTACTTGAAAAGATCAATTTGTAGACCTCCAGGAAATATCTATCACAATAAAACCACCGATCTCAGCTAATATTCTGACATTTATTTACATGGTTAAAATATGTAACGGTATTTATCACTCGAACACGACGTCACGACACCCATTGCGCCCGACTATGTTAATATACAAAACGCTACCCTATCAGAATCCATACTCACCCTAAATACCTTTACAAAATttacatatacataatatactcTCATAAGACAAAACTTACAATAAAAACCTATACTAACACCGTTGGATATAAAAAATTATGGaatcttttaaaaattatatctttattattaatttaaaatggtATTTCAACATTAAAACGTAATGCGTCtatttgtatgttaaaaaatataaacattgttataatatgtattcttaaaaatagattttattcaatttgaacGTACCTACTTAAACTAGGCGATTTTTGGGGCAAATGAGTTACTTTCATCACCAAGCGTCAGTGATAACAACTtgtttacattttatattaaataacgtaagaaaatatttcaatgaCGACAAGTAACAGAATTTGGGTTACTTTGGGATGTATGGTAACACTGCCTGGTcacatcatagacaataaattgGGTTACAATTCTAAAAATCATAGATAAAGTAATATACACAATAGGACAATCCTATTTTTGTGATGTAGGTGTAGAAAATTGTGAAGTAAAGGcaaattcattaaaatacttGTATCCCAGAGTAACATTGAAACATTACttacaaaacaattaaaaatgaacATTGTCCCGTTGATACAcggtttatttttgtttgaaattaGACACCACTTCACATTAAAGCTCTTATATTATCCCATTTGGTGCATATTTGAGAACAttatctaacgcccgtattcacaaacattactatgaggtctcatagtgcgcgtgga harbors:
- the LOC135083688 gene encoding glutathione S-transferase 1-like: MPVTLYGTIVSPPTRATLMLLEILDITVDFKEINLPTREHYKPEYLAKNPLHTVPMIEDDGFTVVDSHAIMTYLVTKYGGANHCNMYPQELKLRTLVDQKLYFDASVLFPRVRNVIYDIALGGSNLGSPHPTQFQLKQIEEAYAFADAFLQKTKYIARDELTVADLSCVTTICSLDTIVPVDYEKYDKLYAWWDGLKKESWYQNKNVPGATLFSDFMNSLLRRR
- the LOC135083821 gene encoding uncharacterized protein LOC135083821 — protein: MLSPKLSFLFLFAVFHLIKTQRRIKDGQETDAEKRYVVYLVKAPTSPRAYDAWLCGGAIVSKDYIVTSAACVEDVQHMYAIAGYKKYVPTSELENDQCTQKMKKKVVFTCVPKSYELDYAKIEKWSFIDIAVVKVESPYNFNDMTYNTLCSYKPLSIPINYETKYQEPGVDTMVLGWGHLDQWRKPEDSTDYNQDTLHFAATLIHDKEECKKYFAEIGSLDHVIDKYMICTLEGGNIDSKGEQILKSRPVADGCTPNIERLKHGDIECEEDETVIMDETRKTFSKILMRQQNKTRRQGFCQNDHGGPLVTWVGSHEVLVGVASVFRVTDDSYCTGPYLYTSTQCNGAFLDCVVNEGETRRRAICDKDPSERGFDTIERHISWMNRPEGPADNERLLMRPQAPLNKYYKWDVTPSA